The nucleotide window AGGCTAAGCAAAAAAAGCCTGTCGAGAAAAAAGAACAGGTGCGTGAAACGGACGATGCGCGGAGTTCTGAAGAGGACGCCGAGTCCGATACCGAAGCAACTGAAGGCAGTGACGAAGAAGCAGGTGATGCGGCAGCCGACGACGAGGACACGCCAACGCTTCGCGCACCTTCGATGGACATGCCGGATGTTAATTCGCTGAGCCCCATCGGAGAAGAAACCGAAGAGGAAGAAGACGACAGTTTCCTTTCTCCTGGAGAGGCTGCTGATCGTCTGGCTCGTGAAGGCGGCTTTGCTGCCGACAGCGATCCTGCGGCGCAAACCACGCCATGGACTTCGCCACAACCAGTGTTCGGCTTGCATGGTTATTTCCGCGTACGCGGTGAGCATCAAGATGGCTTTTGGTTGGGACGCACCCCGCCGCCGGGGCAAACAGCTGATCCCCCCTTTGATCGTTTCAGGCCCATTGAAAACCGCGATGGCGTTGATGTTAAAGGTGGATGCAGTGATGGCGCATTTGGAAACAGTCGCTGCGACACCGGCACGCTTTCCTATGCCAACATGCGTCTTCGTTTGATTCCAGAACTTAATCTCAGCGATGATGTTCGGGTAAAAGCTTGGATTGATGTGTTTGACAACATGGTCCTTGGCTCAACACCTTCGAACATCTCCGGTGATTTGCAGGCCATCAACTCGACGCAGGTTCCACTTAGCGCCGGTGTAAACTCGCTTGAAGACAGTATCATCGCCCGACGTGCGTGGGCAGAGGTCCGCAACCGGGCGCTTGGTGAATTGCGCTTTGGTCGCATGGGTTTCGATTGGGGCCTTGGCATGGTCTACAACGGTGGCGCCGGCATCGACGATGACTTTTCTACGGACGTGGACCGAATCATGGGCATCACGAATATCGCAGGCCTATACCTCATGGCAGTGTATGATTTTGCGGGTGAGGGGCTGATCAATCAAACCCAGCCGACTAACTTGCAGGGCCTTCCGTTTGATGCGGGACAAAAAGATGACGTCGACCAGTTTATGTTTGCTGTATCGCGGCGCGAGGATCCTGTGGAACAGAAAGAAAAGTTAGCGCGCGGCGAAGCTGTTTTGAATGCCGGTGCGCTTTTTGCTTACCGTAAACAGTTTATTTCCTCCGAAGCGAGCGGCAGTGGGCTTGGTGCAGTCGAGCCAGTGGACACAACCACGCTGAATCTGGTGCGACGAAACTACGAAAATTTCAATCCCGATGTCTGGGCCCAATTTCTCGTGGGCACGCTTCGCCTTGAAATCGAAGCATCACTCAACTTCGGAAGTGTCGAGAACACCGACCTGACTGCCTTTAACAAACAAGACTACAACATTTTGCAGTTTGGCTTCGCCTTTGAGAGCGAATACCGTTTGCTGGATGAAAAACTCGGTCTGTATTTTAACGCCGGTTTTGCCTCGGGTGACTCAGACGTTGAAGGCTTGGCGCTGGGCGATGATAGCTTTACGCAGCAACAAACCTTGGGATCGGTGGACAACACCATCTCGTCCATGAGTTTTCATCGTAACTATCGCATCGATTTGATTCTATGGCGCAACATCATGCAACGGATTTCCGGCGCGTATTATTTCAAGCCGGGCATCAGCTATGATTTTGTTCGCGGCGCTTTTGGGCAGCTGTTGGGCGCACGTCTTGATTTGATTTGGTCACGTGCTTCATCGCCCTTGCAAACATGGGGCAACGATCCAGACCTTGGCATTGAGATCAACGCTTCGCTTTATTATCGTAGCGAGGATGGTCCCGACCTTACTGACGGCTTTTTTGCGCTTGTGCAGTATGGTTTGCTCTTTCCTTTTTCTGGACTCGGCTATCTCGCGAACGAATTTCCTGCAGGAGAGCCTAGCCTTAATAACGCCTTTACACTTCGCACTGTCTTAGGCGTGCAGTTTTAGGCCTGTGGCAGCTAAGGCAAAGCAGCAAAAATCTGTTTTCGTATGCCGTGAGTGTGGCGCTTCTTCGCCGAAGTGGCTTGGTCGCTGCCCCTCATGCGGCGAATGGAGCTCTCTTGTTGAGGAGCGGATATCGCGCACGCAACTAAAATCGGGGCCATCTCGTGGTCTGGGAGCACCGAGGACCGGTCCACGAAAGCTTAGCGATATCGATGGGGACACTTCGCCGCGACTCGCGTCGGGACTTGGTGAACTGGATCGGGTTCTTGGTGGAGGATTGGTCCCAGGTGCGGTGATGCTGCTTGGTGGTGACCCCGGTATTGGTAAATCGACCTTGCTTATGCAGGTGGTGGCGTCTTTGGCGCAACGCAAAACAAAAGTGCTTTATCTCAGCGGAGAAGAGTCGGAGACGCAAATCGCATTGCGAGCAAAACGCATTTGCGGCGATGCTTCCGATCAAGTGTGGGTGTTTGCCAGCAATTCGCTCAACGAATTTGAAGCGCTTCCTGAGGAGCAAGTGCCGGAGGTGATGGTGGTCGATTCGGTGCAGACCTTGCGCGCCGAAGAGCTCGAATCCGCCGCTGGGAGCGTTAGCCAGCTTCGCGAGGTGACGGCGCGCTTGGTCGACTACGCAAAGAGCCGAAACGTCGCGCTTTTTCTAGTTGGGCATGTGACGAAAGATGGCATGCTGGCAGGGCCCAAGGTGCTTGAGCATCTGGTCGATACAGTGCTGTCGTTTGAGGGCGATAAAAACCACAACTATCGCATCTTACGCTCCGTGAAAAACCGTTTCGGTCCGGCCAATGAGCTTGCCATCTATAATATGAGCGCTGAGGGCCTTGCTGAAGTCCCCGATCCCAGTGCGCTGTTTTTAGCTGAACGAAACAGTGACAACGTGGGCTCGGTGGTGTTTGCCAGTGCGGAAGGCTCGCGGCCCTTGCTTGTGGAGATTCAAGCCTTGCTTGCCCCGGCGGTGTTTGGTGGGGCACGGAGGGTGGCCGATGGTCTCGATACCAATCGTCTTTCGATTTTGCTTGCTGTGCTGGAGCGCAAAGCTGGTTTGAGTGTGCTCGATCGCGATGTCTTTGTGAGCGTCGCTGGAGGCCTGAAGGTTGATGAGCCTGCCATGGATTTAGCGTTGTGTACGGCGATTGTTTCGAGTCTGCGGGATGTTCCGGTTCCGCGCGATACCGTGGTGCTTGGCGAGCTGGGCTTAACCGGTGAAGTGCGTTCGATTCCTCGTGCGCCATTGCGGCTTGCCGAAGCCGCAAAGCTGGGCTTTCGAAGGGCAATCGTCCCTGCCTCGACGTTGAAAAGTTTGAAGCAAACAAAAGAACTTAGCTCACTTCATATTCAAGCTGCGAGCACGCTTCAAGAGGCTTTGGAGCTCATCTTCTAGTTGTACAAGCACTGCGATCCAACGCAGCTTTGGCCTTTGAGGCTTTGGCCAAAGAGAGGAATCTTGTTGCAAGCGTTGCTGACACTATCAAAGCCGTGGTTCTGAATACGCATGGCATTCGGTCCTAGCGGATCGGTGAGTCGGTTCATCGCGTTTAGCATGGCAGTTTGTTTGCTCGGACCGTAGCCCACGCCGTACGGACCTCGCGTTCCTGTAAACGTTGCTAAGCTAAAATCCTGGCACTTGGCAACACCGACCCATAGATCTGGAATGCTTCTGTCAAAATGTTTTGTGAGCTCTTTGATTCGTGCTGCGAGCCAAGTGTTTTCCATATAGTCTTCAGCGAGATGATCGGTTCCGGTGCCATCGTGCTGACCGTTGTAACCTGGAGGTAAACCGAGCTCTCGGTTTTCTTTGTGCAGATCCAGGGCAGAGGATGCCATCCAATAGTTTTGGAACCACTCCTCGGCAAAGCTTGCATCGAGCAGCAAATCAGGGAAGTGTGCTTGAGCGATCAAGGAATATTCGCGATAGTAAGTTACGGCCTCTGTTAGCTCAGCAGCGACGCCACTTAGTTCATAGTGTGATAGCTCCTCAATGGCATTATCCACGTTTGCGACCAGTTCGGGCTGTGTAACCAGCTGAGCAAACGCGGAAGCTAAGGGAGCAACGTCGCTGCTGTTGGTTTCAGCTTGTTCAAGCTCGAGTCTCAGTTCTTGTAAGCTTGCCTGATACCAAGTCACAAAGGTCGTTTTGGCCAAGTCAGTCACTTGCCGCCAAGCGCCGACCATGTACCAGAGTTGCTTCACCGTTGTGAGGTTTTCTTCAAAAAGGCCGGAATTGACGTAGAGATAGGTCGGTATGAATAAGATGACTGCAACGAGGGCGAGTTCTACGGCCAAAGCTGCGCCGCCGGCTATTGCGGCAATCGCTTCCAGAATCGCACTGATTTCCACAAACTCGGGGCCAAGGCCAAGGGCAGAAGCTTCGTTGTCGTTGTCGATCCATTCCTGATCGTCGTGTTCGGCTAAAGGTGCACCACAGCCTGTGGTGGCAAAAAGCAAAGACGAAATCAGAATGCATGTTGTGAGTCTGTAAAGCATAGACTCCTCCCGTACCAATTAGGAATGCGAATTTCGTGCCAATTGTCTCCTGGAAAAAGATGTTAGATCTTCATGGGTTACAATAGGGGGGCATGTAGGTGTTTCGCCCTATGGATGGGGTCTTAATACGCCAAGTGGAGTTGATTCTTCCCACGGCAAGCCACGATGGTTTTGGCTGATGGCTATAAGTAGGCTCAGCTTTTGGGTTCAAGGCGCCCGTAGCGTAGCAAGTCTTCGGCGTGTGTTGCCATGCGCTTGCGCGTCGAAAGTTCGGAGTAAATCACACTACGTAGGCGTGCACCGGCTTGCTCTAAATCGTCGTTGACAACAAGGTAGTCGAACAATCCGTAGTGCTCAATTTCAAGGCGTGCTTTTTTAAAGCGCTTTTCGATGCTTTGCTCATCTTCGGAGGCCCGGCCACGCAAGCGACGCTCCAGTTCTTCCATGCTTGGCGGTAAGATGAAAACACCACAGGCTTGGGGCATTACGGCTTTGATTTGCCGTGCCCCTTGATAGTCGATGTCGAAAAAGATGCCACGTTTGCCCTGTTTGCGGGCTCGATCGAGTTCAGAACGTCCGGTGCCATAGAAGTTGCCGTGCACTTCAGCCCATTCTAAAAACGCATCTTGATCCACTTGTTTTTGGAAGTCATCGCGACTGACAAAGTGATAGTCCTTGCCGTCTACCTCGGTTTGTCTTGCTTTTCGAGTGGTATGCGAAACCGAGAAGGTGAAATCCGGGAAAGTGCGAAGCAACTCGCGAGTCAGGGTGGTCTTACCCGCACCCGAAGGCGAAGAGATGATCAGGAGCAGCAAGTCTTCCATGGGGACTAACTATACTACGTTCTGCGCTTGTTCGCGTAGTCTTTCCAAGGTGGTTTTTAATCCACCACTTTTTGGGCCATCAGGGCGTCTTGTGACTTGGAGCCGATGGTGTTGACCTCGCGGCCCATTTCTTGAAGCAGAAAATCGAGCTTTTTACCTTTGCTTGCTGTGCTGTCCTCAAGCAGAGCCCGACCTTGGACGACATGGGAGCTCAGCCGGGAAAGTTCTTCGGCAATGTCGCCGCGTTGAACGAGGATAGCAATTTCCTGCTCAAGCCGGCCTTCATCGAGCTTGTGCTTTGTTTCGGAAATAAGCTCGTTAATACGCGTTAAATATCGCTCGCGAAGTTGGGGTACTAAGCTGTTACGTCGGTCCGAGATGTCTTTAGCAAGTGTTTGAATAAGGTCGAAGTAAGAGAGTAATTCTTCTTGAAGTTTTGCTCCCTCTTTGTTTCGCATGGCTTCCAATTCAGCACAGGCGTCTTTGGTGGCTTGCTCAATCGATGCAACGATGGCTTTTTCTTCCCATTGCTCTTCGTGGTTGAATAAATCGGGTACCAATCGAAGCAGTTCAAAAGAAAGAGTTGCGTTTGGATCGAGCTCATCACGAAGCTCTCGCATCTGCTCCCAAAAATCACGGACAGCGTCTTTGTTGAGCGCAGGCGATGCACTGCCTGTACTGTCAATGCTTACGGTGGCCTCGATGTGACCACGGACGAGCCTTTGTTTTAGAAGATCTTCGATACTCGTCTGTGCCACACTCAAAGCGCGAGGTAAACGAACACGTAAATCTAAAAAGCGGTGATTGACCGCGCGCAGATTCACTTGGATACGGCTTTTTCCAAGCGGGGCCAACGCCTGGCCAAAACCGGTCATACTACGAAGCATTCCTTCTAAACCAGGCCGCGTTTGCGCTTAATTTCTTCCATGACCTTTTGATATTCGATTTCAAAGGTCGAGGTGCCTTCTTCAAGGTTTTTGATTTTGTCGCGCACTTCTCGCTCAACGTCGGCTTCCACATCCATGTGCTTGCGCATCACGGGAGTAATAGCCTTTCGTAAGACCGTATCGTCTACAAAGACTTCTGCAACGTTGTTGCTATGAAATAGCATTTCCAAAATCTGCTGGACCAAGTAGGGAAGAGCGTCGTCCGCTGAAGGTAGGCTCTTTTCTTTGGCCACTTGGCTCTTGATGCGGCCCAGGTTGCTGTAGCCCATGCCAGCTGCTTCCATGCGGTTCTTAGCTTCTTCGACAAGGCTGCGCTCCATGCGCAGGTATTCTTTCATGACCGATTCAAAGTCGAGCTGCACTTCTTCTTTGCTTTCGACCTCGATGTCGCCACTCTTGCAGAGCGTATCGACGAGCTCGGCGGCAATGGTTGGGATTTTTCCTGTATAAAGTCGCATTCCAATCGTTTCCTATGTTTGCAGGTTGACCCTGGGGTAGTGGGGGCGCCACATGGTGTGCTTGATTCGTTCTTTTAACGTCTTCTCATCGGTCTCGGCAGCGACACCTTCGCTCACCGCACATTTGCCAACTTCTAAAGCGATAGCTTCGCAGATGGTATTAAGTTCACTCAGGGGCGGGTATAGCAGTCCCTGTTCGAGATCGGAAGGTCGAACGCTGTGTGCAAGAGCTAGCGCGGCGGCCTTAAGCATGCCGTCCGTGATGCGTTTGGCTCCCGAAATGATGGCTCCAAGGCCGACTCCAGGGAAGACGTAGACGTTGTTGCCCTGCGATATTTTTATAAAACGCCCCCCATAGTTGACCGGTTCAAAGGGGCTTCCGGTTGCTATCAGAGCTTTGCCTTCGGTCCAGCGGATGATGTCCTCCGGGTTTCCTTCGGACATACTGGTGGGGTTGGAGAAAGGGAAATGGCGGGACGCTGCACAAAGCTCGCCATGGCTTTGACGACTTCTTCGTTAAAAATACACGACTGTCCCGATGTACCGATGAGGACCGTTGGCTTGATGGCTTTGATGCATGCAAGCAAGTCGTTTTTGTCCGTCGCGCTTAAGCCTTTTGCTTCTAGCAAGTCGATGGACCAGGCAAACTCCTTTTTGTAGCTATCATCGATTTCGCGGCCCTGGTGAATTAGTCCGCCGCTGTCGGTCACTGCGACTGAGGTCTCAAGAGCTTGTCCGTCAAGGCCCTCCATGGCCAAGCTTTCACGAAGCTGTCTTGCGATGCCGATTCCGGCAGCGCCACCGCCCACAATCAAGATGCGCTGGTCTTTGAGTGCAATCCCGCTGATGCGAGATGCGGCCATCACACCGGCAAGCGCGACCCCCGCGGTGCCTTGAATGTCGTCATTGAAGGAGCAAAGGCGATCGCGATAACGGTCAAGCAACCGAAAGGCGTTGGCTTTGCGAAAATCTTCCCACTGCAACACGGCGTTAGGAAAGCGTTTGGCAACGGCTTCAACGATCTTTCGACAAGCTCGTCGTATTCGTTGCCAGTAAGTCGTCGATGCCGCCAGCCCATGTAAAGCACATCGTTGAGCAACTCTTCGTTGTCGGTGCCAACGTCAAGACTAATGGGAAGGGTTTGTGTGGGATGGATGCCTGCGCCCACGGTGTAAAGGGCGAGCTTTCCGACCGAGATGCCCATGCCGCCCGCGCCCTGATCGCCAAGGCCAAGGATGCTTTGATTATCGGTGACCACGATGAGTCGGACATCGTCCCACGGGGCATTGCCTAATACATCGTAGATGTGACCTTTATCCGTGGGGGTGATCCAGATGCCGCGTCCGCGCCTGAAGATGTGGCTGAAGGTTTGGCAGGCCTGGCCCACCGTCGGTGTATAAACGACGGGCATGAACTCTTCGAGATGCTCCCAAAGGAGTCGATAAAACAAGACCGCGTTGCGTGCTTCGAGTTCTTGCAGTGCTACGAAACGCTCCAAGGCATCATGATGTCGGCAGATATAGCCATAAGCGCGCTGCAGTTGCTCTTCGATGCTGGTTTTGTGTTCAGGAAGCAAGCCCTGCAAGCCCAGGACCTTGCGCTCAGTGTTGGAAAAGGCGCTGCCGCGGTTGTACATGTTGTGCGAAAGCAAGGCGCGCCCACGAAGTGGGATTGTAATTTCGTCTTCGCCGTCGGCGCTGCGTTTTAGAGGGTAGTGTTCCATGAACCTGCTGTAGAGATAGGCTGGCTAAAATGGCATAAAAAGCCGCTCTCATGCAAGCGCCGAGTGGGGTAATTAGTGCATGGTTTCGGAATCTTTGCCGAAAAAGGTAAGTCTAATTCGAGATCTACGGACCTTGGTCCTATGGCTCCGTCAGCTCGGATCCCGATGCTATCGCGGCGATGTTCCTAGATTTCAGAACCGTCCTGGAGCCGTTTTTTCATACGACTAATGAGGTCATCCCAGCCTTCTTTCCGAATGATTCGGCCGAATTGGCTACGGTAATTGCGCACGAGACTCACTCCGTCCGTGGTGACATCGTAGACTTTCCAAGCGTCTCCTTCAGGGTGAAGCGAATACTCAATGGTAAGCTCAGGGGCGCGTTTTTTTACCTTCGACTTGGCTGTGGTGCGCACGATAACGCCGTCTTTCTCTTTGCGGCTTTCGTGGTACTTGATTTTGTATTCTTGAGTTGAGCTGAGATTTTGCTCGTAGTTGCGCTGAACAAGTTGGCGAAGTAAGTCGACGAACTGTTTGCGCTCCGACGCTGAGCGCTCGTTCCAATGCCGTGCCAAGGATCGCTTCGAGAGCTCTTCATAGTCGAGTAAGTTATTGAGGGCCTGCTTTAGCTTGTCAGAAAGCTCTGGGTTGTTCGCTTTGCTTTTCGGCAGAAGTTTTTCGACTTCGGCGTGTTTTTTCTTGAGAAAATCCACGGCGTCTTGTCCCTTAGCGAGAGCGCCGCTGGTAGGGAGCCATAGCAATAAGATGGCTAAAAGCAGTTGAATCGCGCGAATTTTCATAGTTATTCTCCAATAATCTAGCTGGCCTATCCTATAAAGACGTAAGAATTCTGGTTTCTATTCAACGCTTTTTCTGGGTGTCGCTGAGGCGCCAAACCGAAAAAGCGAAAATTCTAAGGCTGCAGCTGGCAAGCAGGTAGCTATTCGCAAGCTTTTTCCCAACGGTCAAGCGGAATGAGTTCGGTTCCGATGACGCGTTCGAGCTTGGAGGCGGCGGTGTTGAAGCTGCGAATGGATTCCGTGTGGCTAAAGCGTGCTGTGAAGTAGGCCTTGATGGCGTCGACCAGGTCTCGGGCTTCGGCAGTGCCGACCTGATAGCCCTGCGCAGCGGAGATAAACCATGCGCGGGTCGCAGAATGCCCCTTCTCCCATGAGCTTTCGCTTTTCCTTGCGTTTTCAAGTTCGTAGTACACCGAACTTACTTCGAGTTCGATGCCGCGTAAGGCTTCGTCTTTTTGAGCTAAGGTTTGCTCGAACAAGGCGTTGCTGCGCTTGGCGCGGTAGCTGTTTCCCCAAAGGTCCAATGACCATTTTGCCACGAGTCCCGCTGTAAGTGAGCGGGTATTGGCCCGGTCGATCACAAAGGCGTTGTCTTGGTCGTCGATGCCGGGTGCATAGCCATATAAGGCTGAGACCGCTAAGCCCAAGTCTGGAAAGTAGCCCGCTGTGGCAAGGTCGCTTTGTGCGCGCCGTGCAGCCAGGGCAGCCCCGAGCATTTGGACTTCCGGACGATGAATGTGCGCTGCACGTTGATACCAATCGAGTGGTTTTTCTTGAAAATCCGCAGGCTCCGATGGGCAATCGAGCTCATGGACCTCCTTGAGGCCCGTAAGTGTCCGCAACGCTGCGCGAGAAGTGTTTTCAAGTTGATTGGCTTCGGCACTTCGTGCCTGCACTTCGGCTAAGGTAGAGCTAAGCCGCCATCGGTCTGATTCTTTGATATCGGGATCGTCTTGCTCCAAGCGTTCTTCGACCGATTTAATAGCGGCATCGAGTTTGCCTTCGCCTTCGGAAATCATCTGCATGACGTCGAGCGAGAGTTGCAGGGCAAAATAAGCCCGCCTTACATCGAAGCGTAGGGTTGAAAGCATTTGGCGTTTCTCTTCCTTGGCCGCCTTGATGCCGGCTCGGGCAGCATCCTGGGCTGCGCCAATTTTCCCAAAAGTCCATAGCGGTATCGCGCCCTCAACACCTAGTTTTGCGATGGGTGCCCAGCTGCTGCCAAGGGGAAGCTCGGAGTTGGGACTGAAGATAGGTGTGCCGCGTGATTCAGGCGCAAGTCCGAAAGCGCCGATGACCTGAAACTGGAAGAAGGGCGATACCTTTGCTTCGGAAAGCTGTGCCTCAGCCGCAACGATCTTTTTGCGTGCAGCCAACAAACCAGGATAGTTACGTTCGGCCGCACGTATCATGTACGCAAGGCCAACATTCGAAGGCAGGCCGGTTAGCTTTGCCTGTGCCGCAAGACTAAACAAGGTCGTGCAAAGCACCAGCAAAAGCAAAACAAGGCGAATTCCTTTACCCATCATGCCCATCGTTCGCCGTTTTTACTCGACTATCCTTTAGGAAGCCATGCCCAAAAAGCGCTAAAAGCTTACTTTTTCGAGACAGCGTTCTATTTTTTCTTAGAAGTTGAAGCTTTTGAGCTGCTAGCTTCCCGGCCTTCGCCTTTGTTGTAGCGGCTGATCAACTCGTCCGTGAGGTCCAAATCGTTAGGCACCCATACCACGCCGCCTTCGCCGCGCTCGACAATCATGGTGTAGCCGCGTGTTTTGCCGACATTCTTTAAAATGCGTTCCATGCGCTCTACGATTTTTTTCGTAAGTTCGCCTTCTTGTGCGGCAAGCTCTTTTTGGTAGTCCACATACTTGGATTGCAGTGAAACGAAGCGCTTTTGGTAGTCTTCGAGTTTGACCTGCAACGCATCGCGCGAGAGCACGTCTTTTTTCTTCTCAAGCTCATCTTTCATGCTCTTGAGCTGCTTTTGGGATGAATCGAGGCTGTCTTGGCGCTTTTTGAATAGCTTTTTTAGGCGAGCTTTGGCCTGGCGACCATCTTCGGTCTCGTTGATGGCACGTTGCAAATCAACGACTGCAATCTTGTTGTTTTCAGCGGATGCTGTTGAAACAAAAAAAGCGGCGCCCAATAAAATGTTTAGCACTATTAGGGTTCTGCGAAAAATCATGGCCAATCCTCTTCCTTTTCCTAGGACGCCGGCTGTACACGCTCAAGCTAAGAGCGTCAAGGCGACCGAATTGTCTTACGCAATCAGGGCGTTTTGTACGCGCCCTCGAGTTGCCCAAAACGACAAATTCCTTATGCAAAGTTATGTGTATTTACTGATTCTCTGAATTTGAGACGTGCCTGACCCAGAACTATTCAAGGCGAGCGCGATTTAAAAGGAGTTGCCGAAGCTGAAGTTGAACACCACGCTGCGCTCGTAGCTGCGTCTGGAAAAGGGGATACCCCATTCAAAGCGCAAAGGAGGCAGGACCTGGGAGATCCAGCGGAAACCAAAGCCCCATGAGGTGCGCAATCGCCAAAAATCGTTACTGCAGGCATCGGTGCTCGGATCGCCGACCGAAGGTTGCGGCGCTTGGCACAAGGCGTCTTCAAGGTTCCAGGTATTGCCGCCATCGGTGAACACCACACCGCGAATACCGATTGGTTTAACAATCGGGAACTCAAGTTCCAGGTTGTAGAAGGCTTGCAGATTGCCACCGACAACGACGCCTTGGGCTGGTGCGATGCCGTTGGGATCGGTGGAGCGCGGCAGACCAATGCGCGGGCCGAGCGTTCGCAGGTAGTAGCCACGCACATCAAGCATGCCCCCGAGATAGAAGCGTTCAAAGATGGGCACTCCTCGTGGATTACGGGAGGTGATCAGCCCGAGTTCAGTGTTGAGCTTGAGTACAACGTTTTTGTTAAATAAGGGGTAGTAGTAGCGGCCAAAGAGACGATGGCGAATGAATGTATTGTTTGAGCCTAGAACTTCATCGGCTACTTCACTTGAGAGAGACGCGTACACACCTTCGGCGGGGAAGAGGCGGTTGTCGCGCGAATCCCAGGTCAGTGTGGCCGTCGCTGAGCTGGTTATGCCAGCTCGAAAGAGGTTGGCTAAAGGCAAGCGCTGGAAAATATTGAAGCCTTGAGCGGAGGATGTTCCAAAAAAGCCACTGGTTCGGGAACTGATGTCCACGTACTCCAGGGTGTACTGTCCAAACAGTTGAAGGTTTTCATGGAAAATGGGGTGACCAAAAGCAAGGCGTCCACCGGCACGGTCTTGGTTGAAGGCTGAAAACTGACGACTGGTTTTATAGGCATCGATAGCCATGGTCCATTCGGTATCGAGAAAATACGGTTCAACGAAGCGCAATTGCGCTAACTGGCGAATCCCTGATAGCTGAAGCTGCAAGGAAAGGGATTGGCCGCGACCGAAAATATTCTGCTGCTGCACTTGCGCGGTGAGGATAAAGCTTTCAATGGACGAGAAGCCTGCACCTATCTGAAAAGTTCCTGTGGAGCGCTCGGC belongs to Myxococcales bacterium and includes:
- a CDS encoding TIGR04551 family protein, translating into MAKLRLFFIGFTALVLFPAFAEAQQAKQKKPVEKKEQVRETDDARSSEEDAESDTEATEGSDEEAGDAAADDEDTPTLRAPSMDMPDVNSLSPIGEETEEEEDDSFLSPGEAADRLAREGGFAADSDPAAQTTPWTSPQPVFGLHGYFRVRGEHQDGFWLGRTPPPGQTADPPFDRFRPIENRDGVDVKGGCSDGAFGNSRCDTGTLSYANMRLRLIPELNLSDDVRVKAWIDVFDNMVLGSTPSNISGDLQAINSTQVPLSAGVNSLEDSIIARRAWAEVRNRALGELRFGRMGFDWGLGMVYNGGAGIDDDFSTDVDRIMGITNIAGLYLMAVYDFAGEGLINQTQPTNLQGLPFDAGQKDDVDQFMFAVSRREDPVEQKEKLARGEAVLNAGALFAYRKQFISSEASGSGLGAVEPVDTTTLNLVRRNYENFNPDVWAQFLVGTLRLEIEASLNFGSVENTDLTAFNKQDYNILQFGFAFESEYRLLDEKLGLYFNAGFASGDSDVEGLALGDDSFTQQQTLGSVDNTISSMSFHRNYRIDLILWRNIMQRISGAYYFKPGISYDFVRGAFGQLLGARLDLIWSRASSPLQTWGNDPDLGIEINASLYYRSEDGPDLTDGFFALVQYGLLFPFSGLGYLANEFPAGEPSLNNAFTLRTVLGVQF
- the radA gene encoding DNA repair protein RadA; translation: MAAKAKQQKSVFVCRECGASSPKWLGRCPSCGEWSSLVEERISRTQLKSGPSRGLGAPRTGPRKLSDIDGDTSPRLASGLGELDRVLGGGLVPGAVMLLGGDPGIGKSTLLMQVVASLAQRKTKVLYLSGEESETQIALRAKRICGDASDQVWVFASNSLNEFEALPEEQVPEVMVVDSVQTLRAEELESAAGSVSQLREVTARLVDYAKSRNVALFLVGHVTKDGMLAGPKVLEHLVDTVLSFEGDKNHNYRILRSVKNRFGPANELAIYNMSAEGLAEVPDPSALFLAERNSDNVGSVVFASAEGSRPLLVEIQALLAPAVFGGARRVADGLDTNRLSILLAVLERKAGLSVLDRDVFVSVAGGLKVDEPAMDLALCTAIVSSLRDVPVPRDTVVLGELGLTGEVRSIPRAPLRLAEAAKLGFRRAIVPASTLKSLKQTKELSSLHIQAASTLQEALELIF
- the gmk gene encoding guanylate kinase, producing MEDLLLLIISSPSGAGKTTLTRELLRTFPDFTFSVSHTTRKARQTEVDGKDYHFVSRDDFQKQVDQDAFLEWAEVHGNFYGTGRSELDRARKQGKRGIFFDIDYQGARQIKAVMPQACGVFILPPSMEELERRLRGRASEDEQSIEKRFKKARLEIEHYGLFDYLVVNDDLEQAGARLRSVIYSELSTRKRMATHAEDLLRYGRLEPKS
- a CDS encoding YicC family protein gives rise to the protein MTGFGQALAPLGKSRIQVNLRAVNHRFLDLRVRLPRALSVAQTSIEDLLKQRLVRGHIEATVSIDSTGSASPALNKDAVRDFWEQMRELRDELDPNATLSFELLRLVPDLFNHEEQWEEKAIVASIEQATKDACAELEAMRNKEGAKLQEELLSYFDLIQTLAKDISDRRNSLVPQLRERYLTRINELISETKHKLDEGRLEQEIAILVQRGDIAEELSRLSSHVVQGRALLEDSTASKGKKLDFLLQEMGREVNTIGSKSQDALMAQKVVD
- a CDS encoding DUF507 family protein is translated as MRLYTGKIPTIAAELVDTLCKSGDIEVESKEEVQLDFESVMKEYLRMERSLVEEAKNRMEAAGMGYSNLGRIKSQVAKEKSLPSADDALPYLVQQILEMLFHSNNVAEVFVDDTVLRKAITPVMRKHMDVEADVEREVRDKIKNLEEGTSTFEIEYQKVMEEIKRKRGLV
- a CDS encoding ABC transporter substrate-binding protein — its product is MKIRAIQLLLAILLLWLPTSGALAKGQDAVDFLKKKHAEVEKLLPKSKANNPELSDKLKQALNNLLDYEELSKRSLARHWNERSASERKQFVDLLRQLVQRNYEQNLSSTQEYKIKYHESRKEKDGVIVRTTAKSKVKKRAPELTIEYSLHPEGDAWKVYDVTTDGVSLVRNYRSQFGRIIRKEGWDDLISRMKKRLQDGSEI
- a CDS encoding TolC family protein, translating into MMGKGIRLVLLLLVLCTTLFSLAAQAKLTGLPSNVGLAYMIRAAERNYPGLLAARKKIVAAEAQLSEAKVSPFFQFQVIGAFGLAPESRGTPIFSPNSELPLGSSWAPIAKLGVEGAIPLWTFGKIGAAQDAARAGIKAAKEEKRQMLSTLRFDVRRAYFALQLSLDVMQMISEGEGKLDAAIKSVEERLEQDDPDIKESDRWRLSSTLAEVQARSAEANQLENTSRAALRTLTGLKEVHELDCPSEPADFQEKPLDWYQRAAHIHRPEVQMLGAALAARRAQSDLATAGYFPDLGLAVSALYGYAPGIDDQDNAFVIDRANTRSLTAGLVAKWSLDLWGNSYRAKRSNALFEQTLAQKDEALRGIELEVSSVYYELENARKSESSWEKGHSATRAWFISAAQGYQVGTAEARDLVDAIKAYFTARFSHTESIRSFNTAASKLERVIGTELIPLDRWEKACE
- a CDS encoding OmpH family outer membrane protein: MIFRRTLIVLNILLGAAFFVSTASAENNKIAVVDLQRAINETEDGRQAKARLKKLFKKRQDSLDSSQKQLKSMKDELEKKKDVLSRDALQVKLEDYQKRFVSLQSKYVDYQKELAAQEGELTKKIVERMERILKNVGKTRGYTMIVERGEGGVVWVPNDLDLTDELISRYNKGEGREASSSKASTSKKK